The DNA sequence TCTGATAGATCGTGGTGGGCACGCCGGCCGCGAGGTCGAAGGTCCACTGCAGCGCCATGAACGCGTCGTGCCAGGTGGCGTCGACGGTGTTGTTGAGCGTGCCCGCTCGGACGGCGTTCCAGCCCGTCGAGTAGAGTACCTCGCGATATGCCGACGCAGGCGTGATCGGGGTCCACTCGCTGAAGAAGTTGGGACCCACCTGCGGCGACGAGACGCTCACGCTCGAGCAGGCGGCGTTGAAGGCGCCGTAGCCGCGGTCCTGACCCTGCGGGAACGAGTCGACCGCGTGGAAGAGGCGCGCTCCCGGATAGTTCGCGGTGCTCAGCACCACCCACTTCACCGTCGCGAAGCCGTCGCCCTGCACGTAGTAGACGGTCTGCGTCACCGTCACGGTGGCGCCGCCGGTGAGCACCGTCGTCACGCGCCACGGATCGGCGAGCGTGCCCGTGCCGAGCAGCCCCGTCTGCGACGAGACGCCGAACGTGTTCGCGCCGACGACGCCTCCGGTGGCGTTGCCCGAGAAGCCGTAGCTCGTCCCGTTGAAGAAGAGCGTGATGCCGGAGTCGGCCGCGGTGTCGCTGTTCGGATAGATCTGGCGGACGCCGTTCCAGCGGACCTGATGACGTCCGCCCTGCGTGTCGAGCAGGACGATCGTCATCGGGGTGCCCGGAATCGTCGTCGTCGCGGCGGACGCGCTCCCGAGCGAGAGCACGATCGCCAGGATGGCGAGCGCCAGGCGACGGCCGAGCGGGGCGAGCAATCGGCGATCGCGGGCGCGCGGGGCTGGGGTCCGGGGCTCCATGGAGGAAGGGGCTCCCCGCGCGAGCGGAGCGCCCCGGGCGGGAGTGCAAGGGCGGTTCCACCCGGCGAAGCCCGATCGCCCCGGCAACCCGGGATCTTCCGTCCGCCTGCGCCCGCGCCGGCGCTCGCCGGTAGGGGAAATCCCCTACGCGAGCCACATAGCCGGCCGTGTCACGCGAGCGCCGCCGGCCGACGGTTCCATGACGCTCAGGGCGGCTCCGCCATCTCCCACGTCCAGCCGTCGATCTCGGTGTCAACGGAAGGAAGCACGCGGACGAGGGCCGCGATCGTGCGCCGCGCGCCCCCCACCGTCCCCGTGCTGCGCACCGTGTAGCTCCGGCTGGTGGTCGTGCAATGCGGAAGGTCCTGACATTCGACGGGTCCGCGGGCTCGCGCCGCCGTGATCTCGCCGACGCGCGACGGGTCGGGCCAGACCGCGAACAGGACTTCGGGCGGCGCGGTGTTCGGGTTGACGCCGTCCTCGCCCGCCGCGGTGACGAACGGGCGCAGGCGCGCGAGCATGCGCTCGTCGATGCCGCGCACGAGCAAGAGCTCGCCGACCGTCGCGAGGGGGCGGTTGGCGGCCCCGCGCGGCGGCTGCTGTGCGCGGTACCACGCGCGCTCGGCGCCGTGCGGCCGCGCGACGTCGTCGGCGTCGGTCCAGTCGAGGATCGCGTCGGCGACGAGCGGATCGAGGCCCAGGCGCGACAGCAGCGCGGGCAGCGCGTCGGGCACCGCGTTGAGATCGAGGCGCCGCGCTTCGTCCACGACCTCGACCTGCACCGTGCCGGCGCCGAGCGCCTGCGGCTCGAGCGGAAGCGCCCAGGGCGAGGCGAGCGTGTCGGGCGCGCCCGCGGCCGACGCGTCGACCAGCGCGGCCCGCGCGGCTGCGACGCCGGAGCGGGCGAGGGCCTCGGCCTGCACGGTCGCGAGCGCATTCGCGGCCAGCCGGTCGCCGGTCGTGGCGGTGACGGCGAACCCGACGGCCACGACCGTCAGCACCGCGACCGCCATCGTCGCCGCGACCAGGGCGACACCGCGCTCACGCGGGCGGCGCATAGACGATCTCCACCAGCTCGGCCGCGTCGCCGCCGTCGCCCGAGGCCACGTGGACCCGGATCTCGAGCAAGCGCGGATGCGGCGTCGGCCGCACCTCGCGCACGAATCGCAGGTCGCCCGGGCGCTCGCCCTCCTCGCGACCGGGCGGCGGCGGGCGGAGTGTCGCTTCGGCCATGAGGGTCCGCGCCATGACGAGGGTCCGCGCGCGGCGCACGTCGTGATCGATCGTCGTCCCGCTCTGGACCATCAGCCGCTGGAGCGCGACGCCCGCCGTGGCGAGGACCGCGACCGCCACCACGACCTCGACGAGCGTGAAGCCGCGCCGCCGGGTCATTCGAGCCTGCCCGCCGCGACGAGGCGCGGGTTGCCGATCGTTCCCTGCAGGCGCAGCGTGCGTGTGCCCTGTGCGTCGGGCGCTGCGCCCGGCACGCCGTCGAACCAGCGGCGCAGCGTCGGCGGCATGGTGTGGCCGGGCGTGACGCTGAGGCGCAGGTCGAGCACGCTGTCGTTCGTCGGCGTGACGAAGCGGATGCTGCCGCGCCCGGTCGCGCGGAAGTCCTCGCTCGAGGCCTCGATCGTCTCGAGCTCGAAGCGGCGATCGGCGAGACGGCCGCGCAGGGTCGCGGCGTCGGCGCGGATCACGAGGTCCTCGAGTCCGCCGCCCGGGTGCCAGGCCGCGCCGCGGATCTCGAATGCTCCGTCGCCCGATGTCGGGTCGCGCCCCCCGACGCGAGCGTGCACGGCGCCGTTCACGCGCCCGTACGCGTCGACCCGCGGCGCGACGTACGGGATGCAGGTCGCGAGCTCGACGTCGGTGAGCACCACGCTGATCGGCGTCGTCGCGCCCTCGGCGCCGACCTCGATTTCGATCCGCCCCTGGCAGGTCGCGAGCGCGACCGACCACGGCCGCCCCGTGCGGTCGCGCCAGAGACCCAGCAGGGACGGGCGCAGTCGGAGCCAGTCGGCGTCGAACGCGTTCGAGCCGTCGGGACGCGTCAGGTGAACGTCGTCCAGGCGCAGGCCGTCCGGGCGCAGATGCGCGCTTGCGAACGAGACCTGCATCTGGTCCGGCAGCGGCACCCGGGCGACCATGGCGCGTACCACCGCCTCGGTGGGGAACGTGATCGCGACACCGGCGAGGAACGCGACGACGACGAGCCCGGCGATGGCGAGGCGGCGGCGCGTCACGGCGTGGGGCGGCGCTGCGTGGCTTCCAGCACGAGATCGAAGCGCGTCGCGTCGTCGGGGTGCTTGCGGAGGGCGAAGCGCGCGACGCCGATCGCCGGCTCCTCCGTTTCGAGCGCGTGCAGGAGGCCGACGGTGTCGGCCAGGGACGCGCCGGCGATCCGCAGGCTCACGCGGTCGTCGGTCGTGCTCCCGTCCGCCGCGGGCGTCATGGCCGCGATGCGCTCGCCGAGGCCGACTGCGTCGGCCGCGGCCTGCAGGCGCGCCAGCGTCGACGGCCTGCCGGCGGCGGCGCGGCCGTCCTGCCCGAGCGTCGCGGCGAGCCGGCGGACGGCGGCGAGCTCGCGCTCGAGCGCAACCACGCGAGCCCGGCGGGCGGCGAGGTCGGCGCGGACGGCGGCGACGGCGAGCAGCGCGGCGGAGCCCAGCGCGAGCGCAGCGGCGACCGCGAGCAGCCGCTGCTCGCGCTCGCTGCGTGTCGCGAGCCAGCCGCGCAGCTGCGCGGTCACGACGGCGCCCCCACGCTGGGTCCCCAGGTCGCCCGGAGCGCGAACTCGACGCCACGCCCGTCGACCGTCGCGCGCGAATCCTCGGCCGCGACGTCGCGCAGGCCCGGGGCCGCGGCGAGCGCCCGCTGCAGGACGTCGATCGCCTCGAAGCCCTCGGCACGGCCGTGCAGCCGCAGCACGTCGCCGTCGAGCGTCAGCTCGTCGAGGTCCAGGTGCACGCTCGCGGGGACGCGCTGGCTGAGCTCGCGCAGCAGCGCGAGCACGGCGCCGGGTCGGAGCCCCTGCGTGCCGGCGCCGACCGCCGCTTCGAGCTGCGCCCGGGGCGCGACGAGCCGCGTCCCCGCCGGCAACGCCGCGGCCGCCGTGGCCCGCGTGGCCTCGGCGAGCATCGCTTCGCGCCGACCCAGCCCCGCGCGCACGATGGCGAGGTCGGCGACCGCGACGAGCGCCGCCGCTGCGGCGAGGCCGACCACGCGGCGCCGATGCGCCGCCGGCGCCGGGGCGGTGCGCGCGGCGTCGAGCGTGAGGCTCGGCCCGGCGGCGAGCCCCGCCGCGAGGGCGCAGGCGCCGAGGGAGGGATCGCGCCACGACGCCGCCCGATCGATCGGCTCGGCGTCGAGGCGCGCGGCGAGCTCGCTGGTCGCGTCCGGACCGGCCAGCACGATGGTGGTGGCGCCGCCCATCGCGTCGAGGGTCCAGCGGACCTCGGCAACGAATCCGTCGAGATCGCCCGGGCTGGCGCCGAGCGCCCGCAGGCCGGCGAGCCGGCCGGCGCGCCGGACGCTCGCGGTGCTGCGCGCGCCGTCGGCCACCACGAGCGTGGCGTCCGCGAGGGTGACGAGGTTCCAGATGGGCAGCGGCGCGAGCGCGACCCGCTCGGGGACGAGCGCCGCGGCGGCGAGACGTGCTCGCAGCGCCGTGATCTCGTCCCTGCGAACGGCGGCGGCGATCACGGTCGTGCCCCGCGCGGTCGCTTCGATCGTATCGAAGCCGATGGCGACGTCGCCCGGATCGCTCGGCAGATGACCCACGAGCTCGAGCGGCACCGTCTCCCGCAGCCGCCGGCCGTCGCGGAACGGCAGGGAAAGGAGGCGATGCGCCGCCGCTGCGAGCGGCAGCGCGGTCAGGACCGACGCGGACGGATGCGCGTTCGCCAGGCGCCTGAGCGCGCGGCCGAGGTCGGCGTCGCTCGCGTACGGGATGCGCTCGAGCCGGACGAGCCGCGTCGCGCCGAAGCGCCGCCGCTCGGCGTGCGCCACGCGCAGCTCGCCGGGCGCCAGGTCGATGCCGAGGACGTGGCTCACGACTCGCGCCTGCCGCGTCCCGTCGGGATCGGCACGACGACGTCGAGCTCCTGGCCGTCGTCGAGCGTGAGCGCGACGCGCGCGGCGCGCGGGGGCTCGCGGCCCGTCCAGACGGATTTCCACTCCGTCCCGTCGAGGACCCGGACGTCGAGCGCGCTGACGCCGGGCGCGAGCGCGACTACCGGGGCGAGTGGCGCGTCCGGGGCGGCGAAGCGCGGCTCTGCCCGGCGCGCGAGCGCGCCGTCCTGCACGAAGTAGGTGAGATGCGCGCCCGGCTCGGCGCCTCCCGTGAAGCGCAGGGTCGGGGGCGTGGCCGAGACGGAGAACCCTTCCGGCAGCGCCGCGGCGAGCTCGCGCTCCAGGTGCAGAAGGGCGGTGCGCGCCGTCGTCGTGCGGTCCAGGGTCTCGGTCGCTGCGGCGCGCGCGTGCAGGCTCGCCGTCACGGTGCCGGCGAGCGCCGCCATGACGAGCGCCGTCACGCCGAGGGCGACGACGACCTCGACGAGGGTGAAGCCGCGCCGGCTCATGCGCCGTCCTCGCGCACGACCCGCGCGCGCCCGAGCCCGGCCGGCAGCAGCACGATCGCGCGCGCGCCGCCATCGCCCGCGAGCGTCACGCGGACCGGGAGTGCGTCGCCGTCGGCGCCGAGCTCGACGCCGCCGCCACGTCGCACCATCCCGCCGACCTCGATCGCCGCGACGTGGACGCCGGCCGTCATGGCGTCAACGGCGACCCGCTGCGGGCGCCCGCCGAAGATCGCGCGCTCGCGCGCCTCCGAGAGTCGCTCCGCCAGCCGCGACGCGGCGGCTTCGACGCGGAGCTCGGCGCCGCCCGGCAGGCGCGGCAGGACGATCGCGGCCGCGAGCCCGACGATGGTGACCACCGCCAGCACCTCGACGAGCGTGAGCCCCGGGCCCCTTGGACGATCACCGCTCGCGCGCATCGATGTCTCCGGCGAGGCCGTCACCGCCCTCGACCCCGTCGGATCCGAGGGACCTCAACGCATAGCGCTGCGGCGTCGCGAGCACGTAGACGAACGCGTTGCCCCATGGGTCGAGCGGAACGCGCGGGAGGTAGCCCTCGCTGCGCCAGGCTCTCGGGATGGGTGGCGCCGTCGGGCGCGTCACGAGGGCCTCCAGCCCCTGTTCGGTCGTGGGGTAGGTGCCGTTGTCGAGGCGGTAGAGGTTCAAGGCCTGCTCGATGCTCTTCATGTTGGCGATCGCGCTCGTGACGCGCGCCTCGTCGGTGCGGCCCATGATGCGCGGCGCGACGATGGTGACGAGGAGCCCCAGGATGAACACGACCACCATGATCTCGAGGAGCGTGTAGCCCTGCGCGCCCGGTCGCGTGCTCACGGGCGCGCTCCGAGCGGATTGAGGGTCAGGATCGGCACCAGGATCGCGAGCACGAGGAAGAGCACCGCGCCGCCCATGATCAGCACGAGCGCCGGCTCGATGAGGCCCGTGGCGGTCTCGAGCGCGCGCTCGACGTCGGCGTCCGCAGCCCCCGCCGCGCGCTCGAACGCCTCGGCGAGCGTGCCCGTACGCTCGGCGGTGGCGATCAGCCGGCACACGCTCGGCGCGAAGAGCCCCTGGGTGCGCAGCACCGCCGCGAGGCCGTCGCCGCGCCGAACCGCTTCGCGCGCGAGCTGCAGCGCGTCCCGCATGCGCGCGTTGCCGGCGGTGGTGGCGGCCATGTCGAGCCCGGCGTCGAGGGCGAGCCCGCTCCCCAGCACCGTCGCCAGCGTGCGCGCGACCCGCGCCGTGGCCGCGGTCGTGACGATGCGCCCGACCACCGGCAGGCGCGCGAGCAGCCGATCGACCGCCGCCCGACCCGCCGCCGTCGCGTACCACCGCGGCGCGAGGACCGCGGCGGCCACGATCGCGAGCGCCCACAGCCACCACGTCCAGGCGAGGAACGCGGCCCCGGCGACCAGCAGGCGCGTCGCGAGCGGCAGCGTCGTTCCGGTTTCCGCCAGCAGGCGCGTCACCTGCGGGACGACCCAGACCAGGAGAAAGGAGAGCACCAGCACCGTCGTCGCCGTCATGACGGCGGGATAGGCGAGGGCCGCGCGGACGCGCGCCCGCCGGGCCGCGGACGCCTCGGTGTCGGCCGCGAGGCGGCCCAGCACGGGCGCGAGCGCGCCGCTCGCCTCGCCGACGCGCACGAGCTCGCGGTAGAGGGGCGGGAAGACGCGCGGGCTCGCGCCGAGCGCGTCGGCGAGCGACGTGCCTTCGCGCAGCCGCGCGCGCGCGACCGTGAGCGCGCGGCGCAGCGCGGGTCCGCTCGACTCCTCGGCGAGGCTCTCGAGCGCCTCGGCGACCGGGACGCCGGCGCCGACGAGCGATGCCAGCTGGCGCGTCGCGGCGGCGAGCTCGCGCGCGTCGGCGCGCCCGTTCTCACCGGCGGCCTCGCTCGCGGTCGTGAGCTCGATCGGGAAGACCCCGCGCGCGCGGAGCTGCTGCCATGCGCCGCGTACGCTCTCGGCGTCGACGACGCCGTGCTCGGCGCGGCCGGCCGTGGTCCGCGCCCGATACGCGAACACCGGCATCAGCCGTCCTCCTGCGTCACGCGCACGACCTCGGCCTCGGTCGTGACGCCCGCCGCCGCCTTGGCGAGGCCGTCGGCGCGCAGCGGCACCATGCCGCCGGCGACGGCCGCGGCGTGGATCGACGCGGCGTCGGCGCGCTCCATGATCCGCGCCCGCACCGCGTCGTCGACGATGGCGAGCTCGTGGATGCCGGTGCGGCCGCGGAGCCCCGTGCCGCGACAGCGCGCGCATCCCCCGCCGCCGCAGGGCTCGCAGCGCCGCCGCACGAGGCGTTGCGCCAGCACGGCCACGACCGACGACGCGATGAGATACGGCTCGACGCCCATGTCGAGGAGCCGCGTGACGGCGGTGGCGGCGTCGTTCGTGTGCAGCGTCGCGAACACGAGATGCCCCGTGAGCGCCGCCTGGAGCGCGACGTCGGCCGTCTCCCGGTCGCGGATCTCACCCACCAGGATCACGTCCGGATCCTGCCGCAGGATGGCCCGCAGCCCCGCCGCGAAGCCGAGCCCGATGCGCGGGTGCACCTGCATCTGGGCAATGCCGGGGAGCTGGTACTCGATCGGATCCTCGATCGTCATGACGTTGCGCGACCCGTCGGCGAGCCGGCGTAGCGCCGCGTAGAGCGTCGTCGTCTTGCCGCTGCCGGTGGGCCCGGTCACGAGGAAGATGCCGTGCGTGCGGGCGAGCAGCGGGGCCACGCGCGCGCCGATCGCCGGCACGAGGCCGAGGGCATCGAGCGGCAGCATGGCGCTGGAGCGGTCGAGGAGTCGCAGCACCACGCGCTCGCCGAACGCGGTCGGGACGACGGACACGCGCACGTCGACGTCGCGACCGCCGACGCGCACCGCGACGCGGCCGTCCTGCGGCAGACGGCGCTCGGCGACGTCGAGGCCGGCCATGATCTTCACGCGCGAGGCGAGCACGGGCCCGAGGCGCGCCGGCGGCGCCAGCACGTCGTGGAGGACGCCGTCGACGCGGAAGCGCACCGCGAGGCTGCGCTCGTAGGGCTCGACGTGCACGTCGCTCGCTCCCGCCTTCACGGCCTCCGTCAGGAGCGCGTTCGCGAGCCGGATCACCGGTGCCTCGTCGTCGGCGTCGAGCAGGTCGGGGCGCTCGGCGAGCGCCTCCAGATCCTCGCTCCCGAGATCGAGCTCCTGCCGGAGCGCGGCGGCGGCCGAGTCCTCGCCGCGCGCGGCGTCGTCGTACGCGCGCGCGATGGCTTCGCGCAGCGCCGCCGCCGGCACCACGAGCGGGCGGACCGCGCGCCGGTAGACGAAGCGCAGGTCGTCGAGGGGTGCGAGCGCGCAGGGATCGGCCACCGCCACCTCGAGTGCATCGGCGTCGTCGCGCAGCGGCAGCACCAGGTGGCGGCGCGCGTACTGCATCGGGAGCGGCGCCAGCAGCTCGCGCGTGGGAAGGGCGGGGATCGTTCGCGTGAAGGGAAGGCCGAGCGTGGCGGCGACCTCGCGCGCGTCGGTCACTGCGGGCTCTCCGGCGGCGCCTCCCAATGCCGGTCCTTCACGGCCGGACTGTCGCGCAGCGCGCGCGGCAGCCGCGCGCGCACGGCGGCCGACTCGGCCGCCATCTGCGTGTCGGAGCCGATCACGTGCGGCGTCAGGAACGCCAGCAGGTTCGTCTTCACGTGCCGGTCGTCGTTGCGCCGGAAGAGGAAGCCGAGCACGGGCACGTCGGCCAGATACGGGACGCCGCGCTCGATCGAGCGCAGCGTGTCGGCGAGCAGGCCGCCGATCACGATCGTCTGCCCGTTGCGCGCCGCGACGACCGTGCTCGCCGAGCGCACGGTCGTCGTCGGGCCGACCTGGTTCGGGTCGCCGGTGTCGATCGCGGTGGGGTCGATGTCGGACACCTCTTCGAAGAGCGTCAGTCGCACGTAGTCGTCGGCGATGATCTGCGGCGTCATGCGCAGCGTGATGCCGACGTCGTGGCGCTCGATGGTCGTGAAGAGGTTCGAGAGGTTCGAGCTCGAGGTGGCCCGGCTCGCGATGAAGGGCACGTTGCGCCCGACCACGATCTCGGCCTCCTCGTTGTCGGTCGTGACGACGTTCGGGGCCGAGAGGACGTTGACGTCGTTCTCCTGCTGGAGGGCCGTGAGCAGCAGCGTGTACGCTGGCACCTCCTGTCCCGACGGCAGCGTCACCATGTGGTTGCTCGCGGCGGCGAGGATCAGGCCGGGGAGCGAGGTCGGGTTCGCGGCCGCCGATGCGATCGAGCCGAAATTGAGCTGGCCGATCCCGGTGTTGCTCGCGCTGGCGCCCGCGCCCTGGAATTCGATGCCGAGCGCGCGCAGCTTGTCGGCCGTCACCTCGAGGATGATCGCCTCGACGAACACCTGCCGGCGCCGCATGTCGAGCTGCGCGATGACGTTCGCGAGCGTGCGCCAGTCCGACGGTGTCGCCGAGACGATGAGGGAGTTGGTCGCCGGATCGGCCGTCACGCGGACGGGCGCCTCGAGCGCGATCGTCGATGCGCTGCCCGTCGTCGCCGGCTCGGCGTGGATCTGCGTCGGCGGCTCGCCCGACTCGCCGTCGTAGCCGAGGGGCGGCATCGTCGGGCGGTCGTTGCGGCGCGAGAAGGAGCTGCCCTGCGGGCGGCGCTCGGGCTCGGGCGGGACGGGCAGACCCAGGAGCTGTGCCAGGACGCGCACGAGGCTCGACGAATCGGCATTCTTCAATCGGTAGACGTGCACGGTCGACGCGGCCGGCAGCGGCTCGACGTCGAGCCGGCGCGCGATGGTTCGCGCGCGCGCGATCTGATCGGGCGCGCCGGACAGGACGAGGCTGTTCGTGCGCGGCTCGGCGACGACCTTCATGGGCGCGGGGCCGCCCGGGTCGCCGGCGAGCGCGTCGCGCAGGCGCTTGGCGATCTCCTCGGCGGGCGCGAAGCGCAGCGGCAGGGTGTCGGACGCGTCCGCCGAGCCCTCCTGGTCGAGCTCGTGGGCGAGCATGGCGAGCCGCTCGACGTTGCCCGCCGTGTCGACGACGACCAGACGGTTCGTCGCCGGGTGCGCCGTCAGCACGCCGTCCTTGGAGACGAGGGGCTGCAGGACGGGCACGAGCGCCGCCGCATCGGCGTGCGTGAGCGGCACGATGCGGGTCGTGATTTCGCCGCCCCCGCTGCCCGCTTGCACGGCGTCGCGCGCCGGCATGATCTTGGTGAAGCTTCCGGACTGGATGGTCGCGAAGCCCTTCACCTGCAGCACCGACTGGAACACGAGCCAGGCCTCGTCGGGCGTGAGGCGCGTCGGTGAGATGACGGTCACCTTGCCGTGTACGCGCTCGTCGACGATGAAGTTCCGTCCCGTGACCTCGCTCACGAACTTGGTCAGCACGGGGATCTCGACGTCCTGGAAGTTGAAGGCCACGGTCGCGTCGTCGCCGGTGGTCGCGGCGCGCGCGACCGTCACGAGGAGGGCGAGACAGAGGGCGGCCAGGCGAGGCGTCATCGCAGGTCGTAGACGAGGGTGCGGCGCTCCTTGCCGCGCCGGATGTCGAGCGCCACGCGCGGCTCGGTGCGCAGGCGCTGCAGGAAGGCGAGCAGCGTCGCCGGATCCGAGGCGGCCTGCCCGTTCACGCGCTGCACGACGTCGCCGTCCTGGAGGCCGAGCCGCCGGAAGATGCTGTCGTCCTTGATCTGGAAGAGCCGGAAGCCGGCGGGGCGGCCTTCCTCCACCTCGGCGACGGCGCGGAGCTGCGTCATGAGGCCGCTCATGTCGTCGGCCGCGCCTGCCAGCTCGCGACGGTCGACGACGAACGCGTTGGCCGCGGTCTGTCGCACGAGCGCCGCGCTCAGGGGAGCGGGCTCCCGGGGCGCCGGGTCGGGTGTCGTCCCATCGTCGGCGCGGGGTGCGGCCGCGAGCTCGATCGTCGTCTCGCCGCCGGGCGTCGCGAGCACGAGGTGATCCCACGCGATGCTCGCGACGCGGCCCTCGCCGAGCGTGTCGCCGACGCGCACGAGGTCCTGGCGGTGCGTCGTCAGGTCCTCGACGGCCGCGCGCGCCTCGCCCGCCTGGAAGCCCACGCCGACCAGACGGATCGTGGCGCCGCCGCGCCCCGTCCCGGTCGCCTGCGCGTTGAAGAGGTCGCGCGCGGCAATGGGAGCGTAGGCGTCGATCGGCTCCACCGGCGCACGGCTTGCCGCGGGCGACGGCGGCTCGGGCGGCAGCGGGTCGACCGCGGCTCGCAGCGCGGCGCTCACGCCGTACGCCGCGAGACCGGCGACGACGAGCAGCAACGCGAGCTCGAGCCCGCGACGCCCGTGCCACGAACGATGCATGGTGGGGAGGGGCCGTCATACTGCCGTCGCTCCGGGCCTGCAATCGTCTTCACATGCACAGGACGCCGGCGCCGGCCTTGCCGGCGGCGACGAGCTGGTACTTCTCGAAGAAGCCGCCGTCGATCGCGCGGCCGAGCGGGCTCGCCTTCGGCGACCGGTAGCGTCGATGCGCGCCGGGGCCGCCGTTGTACGCCGAGTACGTCGCGCGCGCGGCATTGGCGAGCACCGTCCCGCCCTCCCTGGCGCCGAAGCGGTCCAGGAGCTGCACCAGGATCTCGGCGCCGGCGGCGGCGTTGTAGACCGCGTCCCATTCGAGCTTGCGGACGTCGAAGAAGCCGCGCCACACGCGCCGGTTCACCTGCATGATGCCGACGTCGCCGGTTGCCGAGAGAAGAAAGGTGACCGTGCCGCCCCGGTCCACGAACTGGCGCCAGCAGCTCTCCTGCCAGGCGACGGCGGGGACGAGGCTTCGATACACGGGCCCGAAGCGCGCGGCGACGCGGCTCTCGCGGTGCGCCGCGACGGTCGCGAGCATCTGATCCACGACGCCACGGTAGTCGTCGAGCTCGGTGTCGCCGGGCACCCAGCGATCGAGGCGACGGGAGATGGCGGCGAGATCGACCGTCGCCGCCTCGGCCGCGGCCGGACTCCAGAGCCAGGAGAGCGGCAGGGTCGTCGGGGGCACGGTCGTGGTCGGCACGGTGGTCGTCGACCCGGTCGTCGTCGGCGGCGACGGGGCGAGGTCGGTGGCCGGGTCCTGGAAGCCGAAGAGCTTCCGCAGCTCGGGATCGGGCGCGTCCGACACCGCGATCGGATCCCCTGTCCGCTCGGGGTCGAGCACGCGCGCGAGCCGCCGCAGACCGTCCGCCGAGATCTCGAGGCCGAGACCTGGACCCGCCTGGTCGAGGGCCGCCAGGGCGTCGCCGGCGGCGAGGAAGGTGACGAAGCGGTATGCGCGATCGCCGAGCTCGCCCTGGCGCACCGCGCGTCGCGTCTGGACGCGCAGCCGATCCCACGACGAGAGGAAGAGATTCCGCACCGGGTCGGTTCCGGGAACGGGGCCCTGGCGCAGCGTCTCGACCAGCTCGCGCCGGCCGTCGAGCAGGATCGCGAGCAGCTCGCTGCGAGCGCCCTGGTCGGCGCTCGCAGCGCCGAGCGTCTTCACGGCGAAGGCGAGGAAGGCATCCCAGCGGTCGATGCGATCGTCCCAGCGCTTGGCCTCGTCCTCCGAGAGCGCGGGCTCGGCGGCCGCCGGCGAGCCCGCGACCTCGGGCACGTCCATCGCGATGCGGACGCGGACGCCTTCGTCGGCGGCGGCGGTCTCGATCGGACGCAGCGTCGCGATCGCCGCCAGCGCCGGCGCGGCGC is a window from the Candidatus Eisenbacteria bacterium genome containing:
- the gspK gene encoding type II secretion system minor pseudopilin GspK encodes the protein MRRPRERGVALVAATMAVAVLTVVAVGFAVTATTGDRLAANALATVQAEALARSGVAAARAALVDASAAGAPDTLASPWALPLEPQALGAGTVQVEVVDEARRLDLNAVPDALPALLSRLGLDPLVADAILDWTDADDVARPHGAERAWYRAQQPPRGAANRPLATVGELLLVRGIDERMLARLRPFVTAAGEDGVNPNTAPPEVLFAVWPDPSRVGEITAARARGPVECQDLPHCTTTSRSYTVRSTGTVGGARRTIAALVRVLPSVDTEIDGWTWEMAEPP
- a CDS encoding prepilin-type N-terminal cleavage/methylation domain-containing protein translates to MTRRRGFTLVEVVVAVAVLATAGVALQRLMVQSGTTIDHDVRRARTLVMARTLMAEATLRPPPPGREEGERPGDLRFVREVRPTPHPRLLEIRVHVASGDGGDAAELVEIVYAPPA
- the gspN gene encoding type II secretion system protein GspN, whose protein sequence is MTRRRLAIAGLVVVAFLAGVAITFPTEAVVRAMVARVPLPDQMQVSFASAHLRPDGLRLDDVHLTRPDGSNAFDADWLRLRPSLLGLWRDRTGRPWSVALATCQGRIEIEVGAEGATTPISVVLTDVELATCIPYVAPRVDAYGRVNGAVHARVGGRDPTSGDGAFEIRGAAWHPGGGLEDLVIRADAATLRGRLADRRFELETIEASSEDFRATGRGSIRFVTPTNDSVLDLRLSVTPGHTMPPTLRRWFDGVPGAAPDAQGTRTLRLQGTIGNPRLVAAGRLE
- the gspM gene encoding type II secretion system protein GspM, whose product is MTAQLRGWLATRSEREQRLLAVAAALALGSAALLAVAAVRADLAARRARVVALERELAAVRRLAATLGQDGRAAAGRPSTLARLQAAADAVGLGERIAAMTPAADGSTTDDRVSLRIAGASLADTVGLLHALETEEPAIGVARFALRKHPDDATRFDLVLEATQRRPTP
- a CDS encoding PilN domain-containing protein, which produces MSHVLGIDLAPGELRVAHAERRRFGATRLVRLERIPYASDADLGRALRRLANAHPSASVLTALPLAAAAHRLLSLPFRDGRRLRETVPLELVGHLPSDPGDVAIGFDTIEATARGTTVIAAAVRRDEITALRARLAAAALVPERVALAPLPIWNLVTLADATLVVADGARSTASVRRAGRLAGLRALGASPGDLDGFVAEVRWTLDAMGGATTIVLAGPDATSELAARLDAEPIDRAASWRDPSLGACALAAGLAAGPSLTLDAARTAPAPAAHRRRVVGLAAAAALVAVADLAIVRAGLGRREAMLAEATRATAAAALPAGTRLVAPRAQLEAAVGAGTQGLRPGAVLALLRELSQRVPASVHLDLDELTLDGDVLRLHGRAEGFEAIDVLQRALAAAPGLRDVAAEDSRATVDGRGVEFALRATWGPSVGAPS
- a CDS encoding type II secretion system protein gives rise to the protein MSRRGFTLVEVVVALGVTALVMAALAGTVTASLHARAAATETLDRTTTARTALLHLERELAAALPEGFSVSATPPTLRFTGGAEPGAHLTYFVQDGALARRAEPRFAAPDAPLAPVVALAPGVSALDVRVLDGTEWKSVWTGREPPRAARVALTLDDGQELDVVVPIPTGRGRRES
- a CDS encoding prepilin-type N-terminal cleavage/methylation domain-containing protein, with the translated sequence MRASGDRPRGPGLTLVEVLAVVTIVGLAAAIVLPRLPGGAELRVEAAASRLAERLSEARERAIFGGRPQRVAVDAMTAGVHVAAIEVGGMVRRGGGVELGADGDALPVRVTLAGDGGARAIVLLPAGLGRARVVREDGA
- the gspG gene encoding type II secretion system major pseudopilin GspG codes for the protein MVVVFILGLLVTIVAPRIMGRTDEARVTSAIANMKSIEQALNLYRLDNGTYPTTEQGLEALVTRPTAPPIPRAWRSEGYLPRVPLDPWGNAFVYVLATPQRYALRSLGSDGVEGGDGLAGDIDARER
- a CDS encoding type II secretion system F family protein, which codes for MPVFAYRARTTAGRAEHGVVDAESVRGAWQQLRARGVFPIELTTASEAAGENGRADARELAAATRQLASLVGAGVPVAEALESLAEESSGPALRRALTVARARLREGTSLADALGASPRVFPPLYRELVRVGEASGALAPVLGRLAADTEASAARRARVRAALAYPAVMTATTVLVLSFLLVWVVPQVTRLLAETGTTLPLATRLLVAGAAFLAWTWWLWALAIVAAAVLAPRWYATAAGRAAVDRLLARLPVVGRIVTTAATARVARTLATVLGSGLALDAGLDMAATTAGNARMRDALQLAREAVRRGDGLAAVLRTQGLFAPSVCRLIATAERTGTLAEAFERAAGAADADVERALETATGLIEPALVLIMGGAVLFLVLAILVPILTLNPLGARP